The following are from one region of the Actinoplanes sp. L3-i22 genome:
- a CDS encoding GNAT family N-acetyltransferase, translating to MTESVIRALTSADVDAVAEVHVRGTRAANAGIMPAAHLAALDPAVFAARRRTDLARFTLALPGPTGLAGPGRQTVVAVRDDRVIGFAGFGPDREDPRLGELYAIYVDPDAWGSDAGRLLFETARHGLASPPRGPAFPAMRLWVLAGNARARRFYERAGMTTDGVTVTHRAGAGIELPKLRYTRPL from the coding sequence ATGACAGAGTCGGTGATCCGGGCGCTGACCTCAGCTGATGTCGACGCGGTGGCGGAGGTGCACGTGCGCGGCACGCGGGCCGCCAACGCCGGGATCATGCCGGCGGCGCATCTGGCGGCGCTCGATCCGGCGGTCTTCGCCGCCCGCCGCCGCACCGACCTCGCCCGGTTCACCCTCGCGCTGCCCGGCCCGACCGGCCTCGCCGGGCCCGGCCGGCAGACCGTGGTCGCCGTGCGCGACGACCGGGTCATCGGGTTCGCCGGGTTCGGGCCGGATCGGGAGGATCCCCGGCTCGGCGAGCTCTACGCGATCTATGTCGACCCGGACGCCTGGGGCAGCGACGCCGGCCGGCTGCTGTTCGAGACGGCCCGGCACGGGCTGGCGTCTCCCCCGCGGGGGCCGGCGTTCCCGGCGATGCGGCTCTGGGTGCTGGCCGGCAACGCGCGGGCCCGGCGGTTCTACGAGCGGGCCGGGATGACCACCGACGGGGTGACCGTGACACACCGGGCGGGCGCCGGGATCGAACTGCCGAAACTCCGCTACACGCGTCCTCTGTAG
- a CDS encoding DNA translocase FtsK, with protein MAGRTPPASRGRAASSTARGAANTRARQPAARPAKKTTAAARKRPVAKKAPPAIGPGVARGVTAVWMSLAHSVGWVARGAGRNARNIGPEHRRDGAGMLLLGFSILTAVAVWAHSAGPVGQRLADAVHLFFGGLGIFLPLLFFYGAIRLMREPIDPEHRGRNPVGWSAVIIATASLLYLSDEPRDDIALTGSGGLLGYGVGSLLERAVSAWVAVPLLVLLFVFGLLVITATPINKIPERFLLLGDMVLGRRAATRPILGPDEDEDDDEETDEADAEPKPARRRPARRRQSTLAPLDELLEPEPPEEDLILHDTVALPKVPATRKKPPPSHSPVPVQAEQLEISVVESGDYKPAPFSLLANGAPAKARSRANDEITAALSGVFEQFNVDALVTGFTRGPTVTRYEVEIGPGTKVERITQLSRNIAYAVKSPDVRILSPIPGKSAVGVEIPNTDPENVALGDVLRSPVATRDHHPMVVALGKDIEGGFVVANLAKMPHILIAGATGAGKSSCLNSLLVSLLSRATPEQVRLLLVDPKRVEMTAYEGIPHLVTPIITNPKKAADALEWVVREMDMRYDDLAANGVRHLDDFNRKVRSGEIVAPPGSERVMKPYPYLLVIIDELADLMMVAPRDVEDSVVRITQLARAAGIHLVLATQRPSVDVVTGLIKANVPSRLAFATSSLADSRVILDQPGAEKLLGRGDGLFLPMGASKPTRIQGAWVDEKEIAAVVKFCKDQREPEFREDVVEAPVSKKKDVDEEIGDDLALLLQAIELVVTSQFGSTSMLQRKLRVGFAKAGRLMDLMETRGIVGPSEGSKARDVLIKPDELEETLAALRVD; from the coding sequence ATGGCGGGCCGTACTCCTCCGGCGAGCCGGGGCCGCGCCGCGTCGTCGACCGCGCGCGGTGCCGCTAACACGCGTGCCCGGCAACCGGCCGCACGACCGGCGAAGAAGACCACCGCGGCGGCGCGCAAGCGCCCGGTCGCGAAGAAGGCGCCGCCCGCGATCGGCCCCGGCGTCGCCCGGGGCGTCACCGCGGTCTGGATGAGCCTGGCGCACAGCGTCGGCTGGGTCGCCCGGGGCGCCGGCCGCAACGCCCGCAACATCGGCCCGGAGCACCGCCGGGACGGCGCCGGCATGCTCCTGCTCGGCTTCTCGATCCTGACCGCGGTCGCCGTCTGGGCGCACAGCGCCGGCCCGGTGGGGCAGCGGCTGGCCGACGCGGTCCACCTGTTCTTCGGCGGCCTGGGGATCTTCCTGCCGCTGCTGTTCTTCTACGGCGCGATCCGGCTGATGCGCGAGCCGATCGACCCGGAGCACCGAGGCCGCAACCCGGTCGGCTGGTCGGCGGTGATCATCGCCACCGCGAGCCTGCTCTACCTCTCCGACGAGCCCCGTGACGACATCGCGCTGACCGGCAGCGGCGGCCTGCTGGGCTACGGCGTCGGCTCGCTGCTGGAGCGCGCGGTCAGCGCGTGGGTGGCCGTCCCGCTGCTGGTCCTGCTCTTCGTCTTCGGCCTGCTGGTGATCACCGCGACGCCGATCAACAAGATCCCCGAGCGGTTCCTGCTGCTGGGCGACATGGTTCTCGGCCGGCGCGCGGCCACCCGGCCGATCCTCGGGCCGGACGAGGACGAGGACGACGACGAGGAGACCGACGAGGCCGACGCCGAGCCGAAGCCGGCCCGGCGCCGCCCGGCCCGTCGCCGGCAGTCCACGCTGGCCCCGCTGGACGAGCTGCTCGAGCCGGAGCCGCCCGAAGAGGACCTGATCCTGCACGACACGGTCGCCCTGCCGAAGGTGCCGGCCACCCGGAAGAAGCCGCCGCCCAGCCACTCGCCGGTCCCGGTCCAGGCCGAGCAGCTGGAGATCTCGGTAGTGGAGAGCGGCGACTACAAGCCGGCGCCGTTCTCACTCCTCGCCAACGGCGCCCCGGCGAAGGCCCGCAGTCGCGCCAACGACGAGATCACCGCGGCGCTCTCCGGCGTGTTCGAGCAGTTCAACGTGGACGCGCTGGTCACCGGCTTCACCCGCGGCCCGACGGTCACGCGGTACGAGGTGGAGATCGGCCCGGGCACCAAGGTCGAGCGGATCACCCAGCTGTCGCGGAACATCGCGTACGCGGTGAAGTCCCCGGACGTGCGGATCCTCTCGCCGATCCCGGGCAAGTCCGCGGTCGGCGTCGAGATCCCGAACACCGACCCGGAGAACGTGGCGCTCGGCGACGTGCTGCGGTCCCCGGTCGCCACCCGGGACCATCACCCGATGGTGGTGGCGCTCGGCAAGGACATCGAGGGCGGCTTCGTGGTGGCCAACCTGGCCAAGATGCCGCACATTCTGATCGCCGGCGCGACCGGCGCGGGCAAGTCCAGCTGCCTCAACTCGCTGCTGGTGAGCCTGCTGTCGCGGGCCACGCCGGAGCAGGTGCGGCTGCTGCTGGTCGACCCGAAACGGGTGGAGATGACGGCGTACGAGGGCATTCCGCACCTCGTCACCCCGATCATCACGAACCCGAAGAAGGCCGCGGACGCCCTGGAGTGGGTGGTCCGCGAGATGGACATGCGCTACGACGACCTGGCCGCCAACGGGGTGCGCCACCTCGACGACTTCAACCGCAAGGTCCGCAGCGGCGAGATCGTCGCGCCGCCGGGCAGCGAGCGGGTGATGAAGCCGTACCCGTACCTCCTGGTGATCATCGACGAGCTCGCCGACCTGATGATGGTCGCGCCGCGCGACGTGGAGGACTCGGTCGTCCGGATCACCCAGCTGGCCCGCGCCGCCGGCATCCACCTGGTGCTCGCGACCCAGCGCCCGTCGGTCGACGTGGTGACCGGCCTGATCAAGGCGAACGTGCCGTCCCGCCTGGCCTTCGCGACGTCGTCGCTGGCCGACTCCCGGGTCATCCTGGACCAGCCGGGCGCGGAGAAGCTGCTCGGCCGCGGCGACGGCCTCTTCCTGCCGATGGGCGCGTCGAAACCGACGCGGATCCAGGGCGCGTGGGTGGACGAGAAAGAGATCGCCGCGGTCGTCAAGTTCTGCAAGGACCAGCGCGAGCCGGAGTTCCGCGAGGACGTCGTCGAGGCGCCGGTCAGCAAGAAGAAGGACGTCGACGAGGAGATCGGCGACGACCTGGCGCTGCTGCTGCAGGCCATCGAGCTGGTGGTGACCAGCCAGTTCGGCTCGACGTCGATGCTGCAGCGCAAGCTGCGGGTGGGCTTCGCCAAGGCCGGCCGCCTGATGGACCTGATGGAGACCCGCGGCATCGTCGGCCCGTCCGAGGGCAGCAAGGCGCGCGACGTCCTGATCAAGCCGGACGAGCTCGAGGAGACGCTCGCCGCCCTCAGGGTCGATTAA
- a CDS encoding winged helix-turn-helix domain-containing protein has translation MTTVETLSVAHARRITLAAQGFTDPKPGGATDLRHLRRVLRRLHLIQMDSVNVLQRAHFMPLYSRLGPYPASLLERAAYQRPRELFEFWGHEASLIRAELQPLFRWRMARASEYAWGGMRRIVAEQPDLVAWVLDEVRQRGPITANEIEHDAPRRKDNWGWNWSVVKQALEWLFWSGQVTAAERTTSFARRYDLPERVLPPAVLAAPTPEPAEAFRTLVELSARALGVAAEAELKDYFRLPTQAARTAVAELVEAGTLRPVTVRGWKPAAYLHADAKLPRRVDAATLISPFDPLIWQRDRTERLFDMTYRIEIYVPKPQRLYGYYVLPFLLGDRFAARVDLKANRQTGVLEVPAAWLEPAADQEETAQALAAELRRLAGWLGLDTIAAPVAGDFASPLAAALKAL, from the coding sequence ATGACCACTGTCGAAACGCTGTCCGTCGCGCACGCCCGCCGGATCACCCTGGCCGCCCAGGGTTTCACCGATCCGAAGCCGGGCGGCGCCACCGATCTGCGCCACCTGCGCCGGGTGTTGCGCCGCCTGCACCTGATCCAGATGGACTCGGTGAACGTGTTGCAGCGCGCCCACTTCATGCCGCTCTACAGCCGTCTCGGCCCCTACCCGGCGTCGCTGCTGGAGCGCGCGGCCTACCAACGCCCCCGGGAGCTCTTCGAGTTCTGGGGTCACGAGGCCTCGCTGATCCGCGCCGAGCTGCAGCCGTTGTTCCGCTGGCGGATGGCCCGGGCCAGTGAGTACGCGTGGGGCGGCATGCGCCGGATCGTCGCGGAGCAGCCCGACCTGGTCGCCTGGGTGCTCGACGAGGTGCGGCAGCGCGGCCCGATCACGGCGAACGAGATCGAGCACGACGCCCCCCGGCGCAAGGACAACTGGGGGTGGAACTGGTCGGTCGTCAAGCAGGCGCTGGAGTGGCTGTTCTGGAGCGGCCAGGTGACCGCCGCCGAGCGCACCACCTCTTTCGCCCGCCGCTACGACCTGCCCGAGCGGGTCTTGCCGCCGGCCGTGCTGGCCGCGCCGACCCCGGAGCCGGCGGAGGCGTTCCGCACCCTGGTCGAGCTCTCCGCCCGGGCGCTGGGCGTGGCCGCCGAGGCGGAGCTGAAGGATTATTTCCGGCTGCCCACCCAGGCCGCCCGCACCGCGGTGGCCGAGCTGGTCGAGGCCGGCACGCTGCGCCCGGTCACGGTCCGCGGCTGGAAGCCGGCGGCCTATCTGCACGCCGACGCGAAACTGCCCCGCCGGGTCGACGCGGCCACCCTGATCAGCCCGTTCGACCCGCTGATCTGGCAGCGGGACCGGACCGAGCGCCTGTTCGACATGACCTACCGCATCGAGATCTACGTGCCCAAACCCCAGCGGCTGTACGGGTATTACGTCCTTCCGTTCCTGCTCGGCGACCGCTTCGCCGCCCGGGTCGACCTGAAGGCGAACCGGCAGACCGGCGTGCTCGAGGTCCCGGCCGCCTGGCTGGAGCCGGCCGCCGACCAGGAGGAGACCGCCCAGGCCCTCGCCGCCGAGCTCCGGCGGCTGGCCGGCTGGCTGGGTCTGGACACGATCGCCGCCCCGGTCGCGGGCGATTTCGCGAGCCCGCTGGCCGCGGCGTTGAAAGCGCTCTGA
- a CDS encoding DUF2752 domain-containing protein: MSTALPPWLEAQPLQGPPVPPDWPAYRFHPAPETDRITRFFDRIALRSPVWLAPLAVLACMGGAVGYTLVTDPVSAEAGAEPTCLLKYTTGFVCPGCGGTRAAWYLLHGNLPAAARHHAIFVFAVPFLVYMYVAWAGRKLFHWRIPQLTITPAAMITFMSVWAVWSVLRNLPWAPFTAFYV, from the coding sequence ATGAGCACCGCCCTCCCGCCGTGGCTGGAGGCCCAGCCGTTGCAGGGCCCCCCGGTGCCGCCGGACTGGCCGGCCTACCGGTTCCATCCCGCCCCGGAGACCGACCGGATCACCCGCTTCTTCGACCGGATCGCCCTGCGGTCGCCGGTCTGGCTGGCCCCGCTCGCGGTGCTGGCCTGCATGGGCGGCGCGGTGGGTTACACGCTGGTCACCGACCCGGTCTCGGCGGAGGCCGGCGCCGAGCCGACCTGCCTGCTGAAATACACCACCGGCTTCGTCTGCCCGGGTTGCGGCGGCACCCGGGCCGCCTGGTACCTGTTGCACGGCAATCTGCCCGCCGCCGCCCGGCACCACGCGATCTTCGTGTTCGCCGTCCCGTTCCTGGTGTACATGTATGTCGCCTGGGCCGGCCGGAAGCTTTTCCACTGGCGAATTCCGCAACTCACGATCACTCCGGCCGCCATGATCACCTTCATGTCGGTGTGGGCGGTGTGGAGCGTGCTGCGTAACCTGCCCTGGGCGCCGTTCACCGCTTTCTACGTGTGA
- the dapA gene encoding 4-hydroxy-tetrahydrodipicolinate synthase, which translates to MTHDPRPFGRLLTAMVTPFTPDGSLDIEGAARLATYLVDEQRNDALVISGTTGESPTTTDAEKDTLLRAVLEAVGDRARIVAGVGTNNTAHTIELAHAAEKAGAHGLLVVTPYYNKPPQAGVERHFRAVADASGLPIMVYDIPHRAGTAIATETMCRIAEHERVVAVKDAKGDLIASSWVLSRTDLAYYSGDDAATLPLLAIGGVGLVGTSSHFTGVLAQEMIEAFETGDTVTALARHRQALPLFTGIFRSPGTILVKAGLQAKGLPAGPVRSPLVDASNDELKQLRQDAAAAGIML; encoded by the coding sequence ATGACGCACGACCCGCGGCCGTTCGGACGGCTGCTGACCGCCATGGTGACCCCGTTCACCCCGGACGGCTCCCTGGACATCGAGGGAGCGGCCCGCCTGGCCACCTACCTCGTCGACGAGCAGCGCAACGACGCGCTCGTGATCAGCGGCACCACCGGTGAGTCCCCGACCACGACCGACGCGGAGAAGGACACGCTCCTGCGCGCCGTGCTCGAGGCGGTCGGCGACCGGGCCCGGATCGTGGCCGGCGTGGGCACCAACAACACCGCCCACACCATCGAGCTCGCGCACGCCGCGGAGAAGGCCGGCGCCCACGGCCTGCTGGTCGTGACGCCGTATTACAACAAGCCCCCGCAGGCCGGGGTCGAGCGACACTTCCGGGCCGTCGCCGACGCGTCCGGGCTGCCGATCATGGTCTACGACATCCCGCACCGGGCCGGCACGGCGATCGCCACCGAGACCATGTGCCGGATCGCCGAGCACGAGCGGGTCGTCGCGGTGAAGGACGCCAAGGGCGACCTGATCGCGAGCTCGTGGGTGCTGAGCCGCACGGATCTGGCGTATTACTCCGGTGACGACGCGGCCACCCTGCCGCTGCTCGCCATCGGCGGAGTGGGCCTGGTCGGCACGTCGTCGCACTTCACCGGCGTGCTCGCCCAGGAAATGATCGAGGCGTTCGAGACCGGCGACACGGTCACCGCGCTGGCCCGGCACCGGCAGGCTCTGCCGCTGTTCACCGGGATCTTCCGCTCTCCGGGGACGATCCTGGTGAAGGCCGGCCTGCAGGCGAAGGGCCTGCCCGCGGGCCCGGTCCGGTCGCCGCTGGTGGACGCGAGCAACGACGAATTGAAGCAATTGCGCCAGGACGCCGCGGCGGCCGGCATCATGCTCTGA
- a CDS encoding metalloregulator ArsR/SmtB family transcription factor: MTTSEDLDDLDALTSLTDGVRRQAYRVVADGSGPVGRDEVAEALGVGRSLAAFHLDKLVAAGLLETSYARLSGKTGPGAGRPAKLYRVAAAEHVVGVPPRAYRTAAELLAEALEQAGAENVLNKVARRHGQRVASRVDVLDLLTGQGYAPVPDGPDRIELRNCPFHRLAEQFPPVICGMNLAMVDGLLAGAGLDGIWQGRMDAAPGRCCVIISKNQTD; this comes from the coding sequence GTGACGACTTCGGAAGACCTCGACGATCTCGACGCCCTGACCAGCCTCACCGACGGCGTGCGGCGGCAGGCGTACCGGGTGGTGGCGGACGGATCCGGGCCGGTGGGCCGGGACGAGGTCGCCGAGGCGCTCGGCGTCGGGCGCTCGCTCGCCGCGTTCCACCTGGACAAACTCGTCGCGGCCGGGTTGCTGGAGACCTCCTACGCCCGGCTGTCCGGCAAGACCGGGCCGGGGGCCGGGCGGCCGGCCAAGCTCTACCGGGTCGCCGCGGCGGAGCACGTGGTGGGCGTGCCGCCGCGGGCCTACCGGACCGCGGCCGAGCTGCTCGCCGAGGCCCTGGAGCAGGCCGGCGCGGAGAACGTGCTGAACAAGGTGGCACGCCGGCACGGGCAGCGCGTCGCGAGCCGGGTGGACGTGCTCGATCTGCTGACCGGGCAGGGCTACGCCCCGGTGCCGGACGGGCCGGACCGGATCGAGCTGCGGAACTGCCCGTTCCACCGGCTGGCCGAGCAGTTCCCGCCGGTGATCTGCGGGATGAACCTGGCGATGGTCGACGGCCTGCTGGCCGGGGCCGGTCTCGACGGGATCTGGCAGGGCCGGATGGACGCGGCGCCGGGCCGCTGCTGCGTGATCATCTCTAAAAACCAAACCGATTGA
- a CDS encoding ribonuclease J yields MSQAHVELGPPPPLPEGALRVIPLGGLGAIGRNMTVLEFDGKLLVIDCGVLFPDVEQPGVDLILPDFAPILDRLGDIQAIVLTHGHEDHIGAVPYLLAHKPDIPLVGSEFTLALVEAKLAERRLDPYTLTVREGGIERLGPFECEFFAVNHSIPDALAVAVRTPAGLILHTGDFKMDQVPLDGRITDLAGFARLGAEGVDLLLSDSTNAEVPGFVAPERDIGPVLSRIFGKASGRIIVASFASHVHRVQQVMDAAWEYDRKVALIGRSMVRNMGIARDLGLLRIPDGLLVGLDEATHLPPDEIVFMSTGSQGEPMSALGRMSTGDHRHITIESGDTVVLASSLVPGNETSVYRVINQLSRAGATVIHKETAKVHVSGHAPAGELLFLLNVTRPSNLMPVHGEWRHLRAHAQLGIESGVAPDRVVLCEDGDVVDLVEGHARVVGRVKSRYVYVDGLAVGDVSESLLTERRILGDGGFISATVIIDSVTGKVVGEPSISAKGFSEDPDAFNPVIPLLTAALHRSAEDGITDSHQLQQVVRRTVGRWVNDAYRRRPMIVPTVVEV; encoded by the coding sequence ATGAGTCAAGCTCACGTGGAGCTGGGTCCGCCGCCGCCGCTGCCGGAAGGCGCCCTGCGCGTCATCCCGCTCGGCGGACTCGGCGCCATCGGCCGCAACATGACGGTCCTGGAGTTCGACGGCAAGTTGTTGGTGATCGACTGCGGGGTGCTCTTCCCCGACGTCGAGCAGCCCGGCGTGGATCTGATCCTGCCGGACTTCGCACCGATTCTGGACCGTCTGGGGGACATTCAGGCGATCGTGCTGACCCACGGTCATGAGGACCACATCGGCGCGGTGCCGTACCTCCTGGCCCACAAGCCGGACATCCCGCTGGTCGGGTCGGAGTTCACGCTCGCCCTGGTCGAGGCGAAACTGGCCGAGCGGCGCCTGGATCCGTACACGCTGACCGTCCGGGAGGGCGGCATCGAGCGGCTGGGCCCGTTCGAGTGCGAGTTCTTCGCGGTCAACCACTCGATCCCGGACGCGCTGGCGGTCGCCGTGCGCACCCCGGCCGGGCTGATCCTGCACACCGGCGACTTCAAGATGGACCAGGTGCCGCTGGACGGGCGGATCACCGACCTGGCCGGCTTCGCGCGCCTCGGCGCCGAGGGCGTCGACCTGCTGCTCTCCGACTCGACGAACGCCGAGGTGCCCGGGTTCGTGGCGCCGGAGCGGGACATCGGCCCGGTGCTCAGCCGGATCTTCGGCAAGGCCAGTGGCCGGATCATCGTGGCCAGCTTCGCCTCGCACGTGCACCGGGTCCAGCAGGTGATGGACGCCGCCTGGGAGTACGACCGCAAGGTCGCCCTGATCGGCCGGTCCATGGTCCGCAACATGGGCATCGCCCGGGACCTGGGCCTGCTGCGCATCCCGGACGGGCTGCTGGTCGGCCTGGACGAGGCCACCCACCTGCCGCCGGACGAGATCGTCTTCATGTCCACCGGGTCGCAGGGCGAGCCGATGAGCGCCCTGGGCCGGATGTCGACGGGCGACCACCGGCACATCACCATCGAGTCCGGTGACACGGTCGTGCTGGCCAGCTCGCTGGTGCCGGGCAACGAGACCTCGGTCTACCGGGTGATCAACCAGCTGTCCCGGGCCGGCGCCACGGTCATCCACAAGGAGACGGCGAAGGTGCACGTCTCCGGGCACGCCCCGGCCGGCGAGCTGCTGTTCCTGCTGAACGTGACCCGGCCGAGCAACCTGATGCCGGTGCACGGCGAGTGGCGGCACCTGCGGGCGCACGCCCAGCTCGGCATCGAGTCCGGCGTCGCGCCGGACCGCGTCGTCCTCTGTGAGGACGGTGACGTGGTCGACCTGGTCGAGGGGCACGCCCGCGTGGTCGGCCGGGTGAAGAGCCGGTACGTCTACGTGGACGGTCTCGCGGTCGGCGACGTCAGCGAGTCGCTGCTCACCGAGCGGCGGATCCTGGGCGACGGCGGGTTCATCTCGGCGACCGTGATCATCGATTCGGTGACCGGCAAGGTGGTCGGTGAGCCGAGCATCTCGGCCAAGGGCTTCTCCGAGGACCCGGACGCGTTCAACCCGGTGATCCCGCTGCTCACGGCGGCTCTGCACCGGTCCGCCGAGGACGGCATCACCGATTCGCACCAGCTGCAGCAGGTGGTCCGGCGCACGGTCGGCCGCTGGGTGAACGACGCGTACCGGCGGCGGCCGATGATCGTTCCGACCGTGGTCGAGGTCTGA
- a CDS encoding S1 family peptidase encodes MQRRSIAVAAAVVAATAAAVAFTLPSLAGTTPDSDSGTKATGSGAVSPDLLAAMKRDLGLDADQATTRLKRAKWAGGVSATLAATTGDSFGGAWIAADGTTLKIAVTDADAAAAVKAAGAVPVLVKRSEADLDAAKTKLDAKVKSASGLTGWYVDAPTNKLVIVAQPDARTDPAAFAKAAGVPASAVTVKISNRTPKPLFDVRGADPYFISLDGGTARCSIGFSVEGGFVTAGHCGTPGTTTTGFNNAAQGVVKASVFPGDADMGFVEVNGDWTPRPVVNDFKGNELPVAGNTEAPVGAAVCRSGSTTGTFCGTILAKNQTVRYPEGAVTGLTRTDVCAEGGDSGGPWLSGDQAQGVTSGGSGDCTVGGETFFQPVNEILAENNLTLVTTGAAEEGGASAAPTDAATAAPSESAEAPPAAGDAAACPELPVQRSGSLTKAGNGQAQPDNGAFRARAGKHVACLDVPDGADFDLFLQRQTKSGFKTVAKATGEGDKTLSVNQRSGTFRYVVIDSSGSGDYTLGFNVQ; translated from the coding sequence ATGCAGCGCAGATCGATCGCCGTAGCTGCGGCGGTAGTGGCGGCGACCGCGGCGGCGGTCGCCTTCACTCTGCCGTCGCTGGCCGGCACCACGCCGGACAGTGACAGCGGCACGAAGGCGACCGGGAGCGGGGCTGTCTCCCCGGACCTGCTCGCGGCGATGAAGCGTGACCTGGGCCTCGACGCGGACCAGGCGACCACCCGGCTGAAGCGCGCGAAGTGGGCCGGTGGCGTCTCGGCGACCCTGGCCGCGACCACCGGCGACAGCTTCGGCGGCGCCTGGATCGCCGCGGACGGCACCACCCTCAAGATCGCTGTGACCGATGCCGACGCGGCAGCCGCGGTGAAGGCCGCCGGCGCCGTCCCGGTGCTGGTCAAGCGCAGTGAGGCGGACCTCGACGCGGCCAAGACCAAGCTGGACGCGAAGGTGAAGTCGGCCAGCGGCCTGACCGGCTGGTACGTCGACGCCCCCACCAACAAGCTGGTCATCGTCGCGCAGCCGGACGCCAGGACCGATCCGGCGGCGTTCGCGAAGGCGGCCGGCGTGCCGGCCAGCGCGGTCACCGTGAAGATCAGCAACCGGACGCCGAAGCCGCTCTTCGACGTGCGCGGCGCCGACCCGTACTTCATCTCGCTCGACGGCGGCACGGCCCGCTGCTCGATCGGCTTCTCGGTGGAGGGCGGTTTCGTCACCGCCGGCCACTGCGGCACGCCCGGCACCACCACCACCGGCTTCAACAACGCGGCTCAGGGCGTGGTGAAGGCGAGCGTCTTCCCCGGTGACGCCGACATGGGCTTCGTCGAGGTGAACGGCGACTGGACCCCGCGTCCGGTGGTCAACGACTTCAAGGGCAACGAGCTCCCGGTGGCCGGCAACACCGAGGCGCCGGTCGGCGCGGCGGTCTGCCGGTCCGGCTCGACCACCGGCACGTTCTGCGGCACGATCCTGGCCAAGAACCAGACCGTCCGGTACCCGGAGGGCGCGGTCACCGGGCTGACCCGGACCGACGTCTGCGCCGAGGGTGGCGACTCCGGTGGCCCGTGGCTCTCCGGCGACCAGGCCCAGGGCGTGACCTCGGGCGGCTCCGGCGACTGCACGGTCGGCGGCGAGACGTTCTTCCAGCCGGTCAACGAGATCCTCGCGGAGAACAACCTCACGCTGGTGACCACCGGTGCGGCTGAGGAGGGTGGGGCCTCGGCGGCGCCGACCGACGCGGCTACCGCGGCTCCGTCCGAGTCGGCCGAGGCGCCGCCGGCGGCCGGCGACGCGGCGGCCTGCCCGGAGCTTCCGGTGCAGCGCTCCGGCTCGCTCACCAAGGCCGGCAACGGTCAGGCCCAGCCGGACAACGGCGCGTTCCGGGCCCGGGCCGGCAAGCACGTGGCCTGCCTGGACGTTCCGGACGGCGCGGACTTCGACCTGTTCCTGCAGCGGCAGACCAAGAGCGGCTTCAAGACGGTCGCCAAGGCCACCGGCGAGGGCGACAAGACGCTGAGCGTCAACCAGCGTTCCGGCACCTTCCGCTACGTCGTGATCGACTCCTCCGGCAGCGGTGACTACACGCTGGGCTTCAACGTCCAGTAG
- a CDS encoding DUF3291 domain-containing protein — protein sequence MSDFHLAQLNTARLSAPLEDPSMADFVAGITLMNALADRSPGFVWRLADENGDGTVRTVADPARIYTLSVWESPDDLRAFAYQSEHLDYLRRRREWFHPNGHQAAFVLWWIPAGKIPTLRQGIARLGQLRANGSSADAFTLRDPFPAPALI from the coding sequence ATGAGCGACTTCCACCTGGCCCAGCTGAACACCGCCCGACTCAGTGCCCCACTGGAAGACCCGTCGATGGCCGACTTCGTCGCGGGCATCACCCTGATGAACGCGCTGGCCGACCGATCACCCGGCTTCGTCTGGCGGCTGGCCGACGAGAACGGTGACGGCACCGTCCGCACCGTGGCCGACCCGGCCCGGATCTACACGCTCTCGGTCTGGGAGTCGCCCGACGACCTGCGGGCCTTCGCCTATCAGAGCGAGCACCTCGACTACCTGCGCCGGCGGCGCGAGTGGTTCCACCCGAACGGGCACCAGGCCGCCTTCGTCCTGTGGTGGATCCCGGCCGGCAAGATCCCGACGCTGCGGCAGGGCATCGCCCGGCTCGGCCAGCTCCGCGCGAACGGCTCGTCCGCCGACGCCTTCACCCTCCGCGACCCGTTCCCGGCCCCGGCTTTGATCTGA
- a CDS encoding YbjN domain-containing protein, with protein METLDNQMIKDAMDARGFAYFVDADGDIAGNFQGNLIYFFRLGQNKEMLQIRAMMQHVFSVEDVPRLYEFCNTWNRDQLWPKAYVQVTDDGTVVVVGEVSADFERGLTPEQLDQVLICGIATGCRLGEALGELKN; from the coding sequence GTGGAGACACTCGACAACCAGATGATCAAAGACGCCATGGACGCGCGCGGGTTCGCGTACTTCGTCGATGCGGACGGCGACATCGCGGGCAACTTCCAGGGCAACCTGATCTACTTCTTCCGGCTCGGCCAGAACAAGGAGATGCTGCAGATCAGAGCCATGATGCAGCACGTCTTCTCGGTCGAGGACGTGCCGCGGCTCTACGAGTTCTGCAACACCTGGAACCGGGACCAGCTCTGGCCGAAGGCGTACGTGCAGGTCACCGACGACGGCACGGTGGTCGTGGTGGGCGAGGTCTCGGCCGACTTCGAGCGCGGCCTGACCCCCGAGCAGCTCGACCAGGTGCTGATCTGCGGGATCGCGACCGGCTGCCGGCTCGGTGAGGCGCTGGGCGAGCTCAAGAACTGA